CAACGCCTGATACTTGACCTTGGGCTGCAACTAAGCCAAGATTAATCGGAGGAGTAGATCCATAAATTTGTGCGATCGCATCTGCTGGCAAATTATTACCATTAAAATTGAAAGCAATACCAGCTTGTTTACCTAACCGAACTGTACCCGCACCTGTCACCTGGCCACCAACTACAGGAAGTGCCTGCAACCCTGTAATCGAAACTACTTTATTGACAAGTGCAAAGTTCGCTTTAATATTTCTAAATCTTATGCGGTCAACTTGAGTTACCTTTGTATTAACAACTGTTCCTGATAATACTGGTTTCTCCAAAGCTCCAGTTAAGTTAATACTTGCTTGTGCTTCTCCTGAAGCTGCTACTGGTAACTTTAGATCCAATGTATTCAGGATATTGTTTACCCTTACTGCTGCTGTTTGAGCAGCAATATTAAAACCTGACTGTGTATCAATTACCCCAGCGACAACACCAGGAACTTGACCATAAACTGTACTAACTTTCTGTAGCTGAATTTGTGTTCCTCTAAAACCTAAATAACCAGTTGTTTGACTAAAAAGTTTTGGGACTTGGGCGATTTTTATAGTTGCTGCTTTTAGATAAGCAGTTCCAAATAATAAAGGGCGTTGCTTTGCTTGCAGTTTGATTTCTAAATTACCATCCACATCCCCCGCCAGCAGATCAATCGAAGGTAATTTAACAAAACGGGTGATCGCGCTTGCTTGTAAATGCTGCCCTGAAACTACTAAATTTGTTTGTTGAGTTGGACGTAGATGTTGTCCCTTAACAATTAAACGCCTATATTGAGGATTTTGAACTTGCTCAATAGGTTGACCTTCTAAATCAAAACTAATCCTTTGATTTTGATCAAAAAAGCTGGCATTACCGTTTACTTTTGTAATAACAACAGGTGTTCTACCATTTGGTAATTGAGAAAAGGGTAATAGTACAACATTGCCCTGTTCTACTCGCACTACTTGCAGGTCAGTTGTGATAAAACCTTTCTTTTCTTCTGATTTAATCGTGGTCGAAACCCAGCGCAGTTCAGCATCCTGTTCAATATACCCCTCTGGCTTAACTAAAGTGACATCAAGTTGTAAAGTGCGATCAAACAGCAGTTTTAGAGGATTAAAACCCACATCTACCGCTTCAACTGATAGGCGGTCTGGATCTGTGGGGGTGGCAGGTACTGCTGAACGACCAAACCGCAAACCTGTGAAGGAAAAACCTTCAACTTGACCTAGTTGCACAGGTCTATTTAGTGTCTGAGTTAGATTTTGCTCAACTAACGGTGCTAGTTGAGTTTCAATATATAACCAAGCTGCTCCTAATCCGCCTAAAATTGTCAGCAGCACAATAATCGCAACGTTATTGCTAGGGCGGCTTAATATTATGAGCGTTAGACGCTGGTTAAGCGGTCTTGAGCCGCTTTCTGTTTTTTCTTCTAACTTTGGGGAGTTGTTCATCTTTTATACTCACCCTTGCATGAGTTACAAGCGCAATTTCAATACTTAAGGACTAACAGATATAGTGTTACAGATAACACAGCGACTATTCAGAAATATTACTACTACTATTTTTTGACAATTGCTGTATTTGTACCTAAAGACAGTTAAAACCGATTTAGGTATCAAACAACAGGATTTTCCGTCTAAAGCGATCTCTACTATAGACGTTAAATCAAGCGTTATTGCTCCTGTTAGCTGTTACCTAAATCATCCCTAGTCATTCTCTTAAAATTTAGCTATAAGAAGGCAATTTGCTCTAATTTGGGCTAATTTAAGGGCATTGAATATAACTTAATTTATTAAAAATAACTTATGTATCTAATAACTAAAAAAACATCTACACTAAGGTAGAAATTTAACTATGAATAATAATTTATTTTATAGCAATCAGTGTTGCTGCGATCGCCACCGTCAGATGTGCGATCGCAGTATTGAGTTAAAGCAACTACTAGATGTAATAATAAATCTCTGATGATTCAACAACAATTAAAGCTGTAGACGCTCTGCGCCGTGGCGTAGCTATCATCTGGCTACTGACATTATTTCTTATATTGTTTATAAATTTTTTCAGCAGCCTTCTCGACTTCTGGCTTGGCATTGTAGTAACCCTGATAATAGTAGTAGGAGCTAGTTGTATAGCTCTTAAGACCATTAGCAACTACACCTAAGATCGGGGCATTAGAAATTTTTAAACCGTCTAATGCTTCCATGAGCATAGATCTATCTGTTCGACCTAATCCGACAACTACTACAATTCCATCTGTATGAACTGATAAAATCCTGCCATCTGCAAGCCCCAGAATTGGGGGAGTATCATAGATAATTAAGTCAAATTGTGATTTAAATTCCTCCATTAAAGACAGCATTTTCTTAGAACTAAGTAAGCGGGTGGGATCGGGAGGCATTTGCCCAGCAGTTAATACATAAAGGTGTTCCCACATTGGCAATTGCTGGATGACTTCTTTGGGATTAACCTCTGTGGAAATCACATCGCTTAGTCCCTCGTGGTTTTCTAATCCCAAAACGTTATGTACTTGGGGACGACGCATATCAGCATCTACTAGCAAGACTCGTTGACCCATAGCTGCGGCTGCTTGGGCTAAGTTGGTAGAAACTGTAGACTTACCATCTGAAGGTGATGTTGAGCTAATTACTATCGAGTGGATAGGTTGATCGGAACCCAAGAAACGCAGGTTAGTCTGCAAAGAGCGGAACGATTCTAAGAAAGGAGAGGAATTATACCATTTAGCTTGGGAAGAATTATTCCTAGAAGTGCGATCGCTTGTCTTGAGTGCGATTTCGGCGGCTGGTTGAATTTGCTTGAGTTGTTTATTGAAGGGAATAACACCGATCAAAGGCAGTCTAGTCGCGTCTTTGATTTCATCAGGAGTATGGAAGACATTATCAAGTCTCTCGGCAAATAAAGCTGCTCCTATGCCGAGTAACATTCCGGCGATCGCACCCAAGACAATATTACGCTCTGTATTCAGTGGAATTGGGAAATTTGGTTGTTTAGGAGGCAAAATCAGTTGCCAAGGCAACGCTTTTTGAGAAGCTTCAATTTGCAGAGTTTCTCGCACTCCCAAAAAGCGGTTTAAACTTTCTGTTGCTACTCTTAGTTCTCGGTCTAAATCTGTATATTGGCGGGCAATAACTGGTAACTGCTGCACTTGTTGAGCCAACAGTGCTTGAGCTTGGCTGATCGCCGCATAGCGAACTTCCAGCACCCGAATTTGGTTAGTTGCTTCTACGAGTTGTTGAGTAAGACCAAGGCGAATTGAGTTAGGACTCGTTTGCTCAACACTAGGAGAAGAAACATTTCTTCCTAAAACTTTTCGGGCTTCTTGACCTAATAATGGTAAGAGATTTCGCTGTTGATCTCGCAGTGCTTGAA
This DNA window, taken from Oculatellaceae cyanobacterium, encodes the following:
- a CDS encoding polysaccharide biosynthesis tyrosine autokinase, whose protein sequence is MEKQDYSQLASLNGNGKQGSQLPLIYKNQLNDTDQEDLNLRRLLTVMRRRALIIASVASVVTAAVVFQTLRQTPIYEGRFQVLVEPVTAQSKLAKLTELAGADADPGATLDYETQIEVLRSTKLMSPIVAQINTTYPDVSYDSLIRGNQLGISRLQETKILEISYRDPDPKKVKFVLEQVAGGYLRYSLDEQQSSVIQGTRFVEGQLPVLRQRVDKLQTQLQVFRQQNNLLDPQTQAQDMSSRMSSVDQQRLDTQVKLNETRTLYTNLQNQLGLAPSQAIASTALSEAPGYQNLLNQLQQVETKIAIELSRFTEESPTVQALRDQQRNLLPLLGQEARKVLGRNVSSPSVEQTSPNSIRLGLTQQLVEATNQIRVLEVRYAAISQAQALLAQQVQQLPVIARQYTDLDRELRVATESLNRFLGVRETLQIEASQKALPWQLILPPKQPNFPIPLNTERNIVLGAIAGMLLGIGAALFAERLDNVFHTPDEIKDATRLPLIGVIPFNKQLKQIQPAAEIALKTSDRTSRNNSSQAKWYNSSPFLESFRSLQTNLRFLGSDQPIHSIVISSTSPSDGKSTVSTNLAQAAAAMGQRVLLVDADMRRPQVHNVLGLENHEGLSDVISTEVNPKEVIQQLPMWEHLYVLTAGQMPPDPTRLLSSKKMLSLMEEFKSQFDLIIYDTPPILGLADGRILSVHTDGIVVVVGLGRTDRSMLMEALDGLKISNAPILGVVANGLKSYTTSSYYYYQGYYNAKPEVEKAAEKIYKQYKK